GCGCGCGCGTACCGCGCGAGCGGATCGACTTCGAGATTGACGCGCGTTCCGGGCTGCCGCGCTCCGAGCGTCGTTCGCTCGAGCGTCTCGGGAATGAGCGCGACGTCGAACCATCCCGGCCCGACGGCCGCAATCGTGAGGCTGACGCCGTCGACGGCGATGAAACCCTTTTCGACGATCATCGGCGCGAGGTCCGCCGGAGAGTCGATCCGCATCCGCGCGCCCTGGCCTTCGGGCGCGCGAGCGAGCACCGTGGCGACGCCGTCCACGTGCCCGTAGACGAAGTGTCCGCCGACGCGATCGCCCACGCGCAGCGCATACTCGACGTTGACCGCGGCGCCCGGTTCGAGCCGGCCGAGCGTGCTCCGCGCGATCGTCTCGGGCACGACGTCGAAGGCAATCGCGTCGCGCTCGATCGTCGTCGCCGTTAGGCAGACGCCGTCGATCGCGATCGAATCCTTCGGCTCGGGGCGTTCCGCCTCGACGCCTTCGCAGCGCACCCAGAGCGTGAGACCGCCGCCGGCCGCGGAGGTCCGCAGCACCTCGCCGCGGTAGGCGACGATCCCGCTAAACATACGCGATGGTCCCCGAGATCA
The sequence above is drawn from the Candidatus Binatia bacterium genome and encodes:
- a CDS encoding riboflavin synthase, giving the protein MFSGIVAYRGEVLRTSAAGGGLTLWVRCEGVEAERPEPKDSIAIDGVCLTATTIERDAIAFDVVPETIARSTLGRLEPGAAVNVEYALRVGDRVGGHFVYGHVDGVATVLARAPEGQGARMRIDSPADLAPMIVEKGFIAVDGVSLTIAAVGPGWFDVALIPETLERTTLGARQPGTRVNLEVDPLARYARAS